One window from the genome of Paraneptunicella aestuarii encodes:
- the arsC gene encoding arsenate reductase (glutaredoxin) (This arsenate reductase requires both glutathione and glutaredoxin to convert arsenate to arsenite, after which the efflux transporter formed by ArsA and ArsB can extrude the arsenite from the cell, providing resistance.), whose protein sequence is MSNITILHNPRCSKSRQTLQILNDGGYASTVVEYLKTPPDAATLEQIKSKLGLSSYKDMMRTKEPEFQELGLDAKDITEVQLLQAMVDCPKLIERPIVITDDAARIGRPPEQVLEIL, encoded by the coding sequence ATGTCAAATATCACGATATTACACAATCCACGTTGCTCCAAGAGCAGACAAACGCTGCAAATTCTTAATGACGGTGGCTATGCATCAACCGTTGTTGAATACCTGAAAACACCACCCGATGCCGCAACGCTGGAGCAAATCAAATCCAAATTGGGCTTGTCTTCCTATAAAGACATGATGCGCACCAAAGAGCCTGAATTCCAAGAGCTTGGATTGGACGCCAAAGATATTACCGAAGTGCAGCTGTTGCAAGCAATGGTGGATTGCCCGAAGCTTATTGAGCGTCCAATAGTCATTACTGACGATGCAGCTCGAATCGGTCGCCCACCTGAACAAGTGTTGGAAATTCTTTAA
- the purN gene encoding phosphoribosylglycinamide formyltransferase, translated as MKSIVVLISGGGTNLQAVIDEIHNTDEPGQISAVISNKADAYGLQRAQQADIATHVFTFQKGGSREAFDREIMNQIDEYKPDLVVLAGYMRILSPEFVNHYMGRMINIHPSLLPEFKGLHTHQRALDAKVPYHGASVHFVTPELDDGPVIIQGKVPVEASDTAESLQKKVHVQEHVIYPTAIKWFCHDRLCMLDGKAYLDNKELDSAGNPIST; from the coding sequence ATGAAATCAATCGTTGTATTAATTTCCGGCGGAGGTACTAACCTCCAGGCCGTGATTGATGAAATCCACAATACTGATGAACCAGGGCAAATATCTGCTGTCATATCGAATAAGGCAGACGCCTATGGTTTGCAGCGTGCCCAGCAGGCCGATATTGCAACTCACGTTTTCACCTTTCAAAAAGGCGGTTCTCGAGAAGCATTCGATCGCGAGATCATGAATCAAATCGATGAATACAAACCTGATTTGGTGGTATTGGCTGGCTACATGCGCATACTCAGCCCGGAATTTGTGAATCATTACATGGGGAGAATGATCAATATTCACCCCTCATTGCTTCCAGAATTCAAAGGCTTACACACGCATCAGCGAGCGTTAGATGCCAAAGTGCCTTATCATGGTGCCAGTGTTCACTTTGTCACGCCTGAGCTGGACGATGGGCCAGTGATTATTCAGGGCAAAGTGCCTGTAGAAGCATCCGATACGGCTGAGTCTCTGCAAAAGAAAGTACATGTGCAGGAACATGTCATTTATCCGACAGCAATCAAGTGGTTCTGTCACGACAGATTATGTATGCTTGATGGCAAAGCATACCTAGACAATAAGGAGTTAGACAGTGCGGGTAATCCAATCTCTACGTAA
- a CDS encoding DUF2066 domain-containing protein: protein MFKFLIRCLSGIKPRVAFTTVYSVAALFATGVAADVVTGLYEARVPVSSQSNSAQQIAIQQAFGQVLIKVSGTKAILDSDDIKDDIKRARQYVRQYQFENENNELYLVASYEPEKVDNLIRNSNFPIWGSYRPATLIWLAEESENLERQLYSEHTETELKSAIQKGVKRRGLSLVFPVLDLSDLNQAGLYDVWGQFTDNIVAASSRYNVEAVMSARVYPEQNLDSGFVESNAVLAGSSEAVLETTQSQEPPEQPVQIGESVAPKPTHTGWQSDWLILQNGEFKSGTLRNDDKQALAQELMDILADKLASQYAVKSVSGGNGNAQAVITIRNLDSLTAYVQATRYFESLSAVTSAQLVSLNGQQGVYHLSLVGQLQDLLSVLQLDDKVQRLTDAFGRPTSELEFTWNP, encoded by the coding sequence TTGTTTAAGTTTTTGATTCGATGCTTGTCTGGAATAAAGCCAAGAGTAGCGTTTACAACCGTTTACTCAGTGGCTGCATTGTTTGCAACCGGGGTTGCCGCCGATGTGGTTACCGGTTTGTATGAAGCGCGCGTTCCGGTCAGTAGTCAGTCTAACAGTGCGCAACAAATCGCTATTCAGCAAGCTTTCGGGCAGGTGCTGATTAAGGTTAGTGGTACCAAAGCCATTTTGGATAGTGATGACATAAAAGACGACATTAAACGTGCCCGTCAATATGTGCGCCAGTATCAGTTTGAAAATGAAAATAACGAACTTTATCTGGTCGCCAGTTATGAACCGGAAAAAGTCGATAACCTTATTCGCAACTCCAATTTTCCCATCTGGGGCAGTTATCGCCCTGCCACTTTAATCTGGCTTGCCGAAGAATCTGAGAATTTAGAACGTCAGTTATATTCGGAACACACAGAAACCGAATTGAAATCGGCGATTCAAAAAGGCGTTAAGCGTCGCGGCTTGAGCTTGGTATTTCCTGTGTTGGACTTATCTGACTTAAACCAGGCTGGGCTGTACGATGTTTGGGGTCAGTTCACTGACAATATCGTAGCAGCCAGTAGCCGTTACAATGTTGAAGCAGTGATGTCGGCTCGTGTTTATCCTGAGCAGAATCTTGATAGCGGGTTTGTGGAGTCTAATGCCGTATTGGCTGGAAGTAGCGAAGCTGTATTAGAAACTACGCAAAGCCAAGAACCGCCTGAGCAGCCGGTTCAGATTGGTGAGAGTGTAGCACCTAAACCAACTCATACAGGTTGGCAGTCCGATTGGCTGATATTGCAAAACGGTGAATTCAAATCAGGCACTCTGCGCAATGACGACAAACAGGCTCTGGCGCAAGAATTAATGGATATTTTGGCCGACAAACTGGCTTCTCAGTACGCTGTAAAATCGGTGTCTGGCGGCAATGGTAATGCCCAGGCGGTTATCACTATTCGTAACCTCGATTCCCTTACTGCTTATGTTCAGGCAACCCGTTATTTTGAATCCTTGAGTGCTGTGACGTCTGCTCAGCTGGTATCCTTGAATGGGCAACAAGGGGTTTATCATTTGTCCCTGGTTGGGCAGCTACAAGACCTGCTAAGCGTGTTGCAATTGGATGATAAGGTACAGCGCTTAACTGACGCCTTTGGCAGACCAACCTCTGAGCTGGAATTTACGTGGAACCCATAA
- the bepA gene encoding beta-barrel assembly-enhancing protease — translation MKQTFFFLLSCFLSFSSLAQTQHINSQKNALPSIGVVASEAISIEKEQLIGDALMRQLRAQAPIIMDPVLEEYLNDLGNRLVIQAEDVKFPFNFFWLNNKDINAFAFFGGNVGVHTGLMLAADNESELASVLAHEISHVTQRHVARTIAARQKSSPLQVASLIGGLILAAVNPEAGIAAISATNAASQQFSINYTRSNEQEADRVGFQIMRKSGFDTNASATFFGKLAAKERSRSKAPAFLMTHPRPESRVADARNRQLLSQANSIAPSLAFHLAKARVIARYSGDEKYNIQFFQNQIEKQEYVFEEAAKYGLAMSYLNNNQSDEAEALINELLAQDPENLFYLDVVTDIYLAQGQSQKAVSKLEVLAKKMPRNRVITLNLANAAIKQGKYQYATNIIKDYLLINPEHTLSYQLLIESYGSNNQMLEMHQTRAEWFSLMGAYPNAIDELHSAYNYAKDNHLEKQRIRARIEQFREAQEQVQKL, via the coding sequence ATGAAACAAACATTTTTCTTTTTATTGTCATGCTTTTTAAGTTTTTCCAGCCTGGCACAAACACAGCATATTAATTCTCAGAAGAATGCTTTGCCTTCTATTGGCGTTGTTGCATCCGAAGCGATTAGCATTGAAAAAGAGCAGCTCATTGGCGACGCCTTGATGCGTCAACTCAGAGCACAAGCGCCCATCATCATGGATCCGGTTCTGGAGGAATACCTCAACGACCTGGGGAATCGTCTTGTTATTCAAGCCGAAGATGTCAAATTCCCGTTTAACTTCTTTTGGCTAAACAATAAAGATATCAATGCCTTCGCCTTCTTTGGCGGTAATGTAGGCGTGCATACAGGACTGATGTTAGCCGCTGACAACGAAAGCGAGTTGGCTTCGGTACTTGCACACGAAATCAGCCACGTCACTCAACGCCATGTGGCACGAACCATTGCAGCAAGACAAAAAAGCTCACCGCTACAGGTAGCCAGCCTGATTGGCGGGTTGATCCTGGCAGCCGTAAACCCGGAAGCCGGTATTGCGGCTATATCGGCAACCAATGCCGCAAGCCAACAATTCAGCATTAACTATACTCGCTCAAATGAGCAGGAAGCTGACCGCGTTGGATTCCAGATTATGCGTAAATCCGGCTTTGACACCAACGCCTCCGCCACTTTCTTTGGCAAATTGGCAGCAAAAGAGCGCTCTCGCTCAAAAGCGCCAGCATTTTTGATGACGCACCCTCGCCCAGAATCTCGGGTAGCTGATGCTCGTAATCGTCAATTACTCAGCCAAGCCAATTCCATAGCACCAAGCCTGGCTTTCCATTTAGCGAAAGCGCGCGTGATCGCTCGATACTCGGGCGATGAGAAATACAATATCCAGTTTTTCCAGAACCAGATTGAAAAGCAGGAATATGTCTTTGAAGAGGCAGCTAAATATGGTTTAGCCATGTCATATCTGAACAATAACCAATCCGATGAAGCGGAAGCATTAATCAATGAGCTATTGGCACAAGATCCTGAAAACCTGTTTTATCTGGATGTTGTTACCGACATCTATCTGGCTCAAGGACAATCGCAAAAAGCCGTTAGCAAGCTGGAAGTGTTAGCTAAAAAAATGCCGAGAAATCGCGTGATCACGCTAAATCTGGCTAATGCAGCAATAAAACAGGGGAAATACCAATACGCCACCAATATCATTAAAGATTATTTATTGATAAATCCGGAACATACGCTGTCGTATCAGTTGCTGATTGAGTCTTATGGTAGCAATAACCAGATGCTGGAAATGCACCAAACCCGTGCGGAATGGTTTTCGTTGATGGGCGCCTACCCCAATGCCATTGATGAGTTACATTCAGCTTATAACTACGCCAAAGATAATCACCTGGAAAAGCAACGTATTCGTGCTCGAATAGAACAGTTTAGAGAAGCTCAGGAACAGGTTCAGAAACTTTAG
- a CDS encoding AI-2E family transporter, with amino-acid sequence MFEVFGRWYKRKFSDPDSAMLLFLLIISSLILLFWGNMLAPVIVAIVLAYLLDWPVVRLQNMGLSRTYASSVVLLLFVGLVTLATIGLVPVIWQQSLNLANEMPQIWEQAQAWITALPNNYPQFINVNQIEKMLSGVDERVVKIGEGLLSASFSSLFGAAALLIYLILVPIMVLFMLKDKQQLLDNISNLLPKERRLIKQVGQEMNIQILNYIRGKVIEIIIVGTVSTITFALMDLRYSLLLGVLVGFSVLIPYIGAAVVTLPIAAVALFQWGITPDFWSIMVAYAIIQALDGNVLVPVLFSEAVSLHPVYIIIAVLFFGGLWGFWGVFFAIPLASLVRALFNAWSSPKEFSKACDE; translated from the coding sequence ATGTTCGAAGTGTTTGGTCGCTGGTATAAACGCAAGTTCTCAGATCCAGATTCAGCCATGCTGCTGTTTTTGTTAATAATTTCGAGCCTGATTTTACTATTCTGGGGAAATATGCTGGCCCCTGTTATTGTTGCCATCGTACTGGCATATCTGCTCGACTGGCCAGTGGTTCGTTTGCAGAATATGGGTTTGAGTAGAACTTACGCCAGCAGTGTCGTGTTGCTCTTATTTGTTGGTTTGGTGACGTTAGCCACAATAGGTTTGGTTCCGGTTATCTGGCAGCAAAGTTTGAACCTGGCAAATGAAATGCCACAGATTTGGGAACAGGCGCAGGCGTGGATAACCGCGTTGCCGAATAACTACCCGCAATTTATCAATGTAAATCAAATCGAGAAAATGCTCAGTGGTGTTGATGAGCGAGTTGTGAAGATTGGGGAGGGGCTATTGTCTGCCTCATTTAGTTCATTGTTTGGTGCGGCAGCATTACTTATCTATTTGATATTGGTGCCTATTATGGTGCTGTTTATGCTCAAGGATAAGCAGCAACTGCTTGATAATATTTCCAATCTTTTGCCAAAAGAACGCCGCTTGATCAAGCAGGTGGGGCAGGAAATGAATATTCAGATTCTGAACTATATTCGTGGCAAGGTAATTGAAATTATTATTGTGGGAACCGTTTCAACTATCACCTTTGCTCTGATGGATTTGCGCTATTCATTGTTGTTGGGTGTCTTGGTCGGTTTCTCTGTATTGATCCCTTATATTGGTGCAGCCGTTGTGACGTTACCCATCGCTGCCGTGGCATTATTTCAGTGGGGTATTACGCCCGATTTTTGGTCGATTATGGTTGCTTACGCTATTATTCAGGCGCTTGATGGCAACGTGCTTGTACCTGTGCTGTTTTCTGAGGCGGTCAGTTTGCACCCGGTCTACATCATTATTGCCGTGTTGTTTTTCGGAGGTTTATGGGGGTTTTGGGGCGTGTTCTTCGCAATACCTCTAGCCAGCCTGGTACGTGCTTTATTCAATGCCTGGTCATCACCAAAGGAATTCTCTAAAGCCTGTGATGAGTAA
- the nrdB gene encoding class Ia ribonucleoside-diphosphate reductase subunit beta has protein sequence MKYTTFNQFTTNPLQEPMFFGNPVNVARYDQQKHSIFEKLVEKQISFFWRPEEVDVSKDRIDFQKLSDSEKHIFISNLKYQTLLDSVQGRSPNIAFLPIVSLPELETWVETWSFFETIHSRSYTHILRNLFSEPSAIFEDIVVNEEIKRRATDISKYYDDLIYYTQLWQTQGEGIHTIDGERHIVTKHELKKKLFLCMNSVNALEAVRFYVSFACTFAFAERELMEGNSKIIRLIARDESLHLTSTQHILNIWAKGKDDPEMAEIAEECKEDATNIFLKAVEQEKQWAKYLFQNGSMIGLNEEILCQYVEYISNERMAAIGMGKPFDVKSNPLPWMNNYLNSDNFQVAPQEAEISSYLVGQIDSEVSANDFDDFDL, from the coding sequence ATGAAATACACCACTTTTAACCAGTTTACGACGAATCCGCTTCAGGAACCTATGTTCTTCGGTAATCCGGTGAACGTTGCACGTTACGACCAACAAAAACACAGCATTTTTGAAAAGCTGGTTGAAAAGCAAATCTCTTTCTTCTGGCGTCCAGAAGAAGTTGACGTCAGCAAAGATCGTATTGATTTTCAAAAGCTGTCTGACTCAGAGAAGCATATTTTTATCTCGAATCTGAAATACCAAACCCTGTTGGATTCCGTGCAAGGCAGAAGCCCTAACATCGCTTTCTTGCCTATCGTATCGTTACCTGAACTGGAAACCTGGGTTGAAACCTGGTCTTTCTTTGAAACCATTCACTCACGTTCTTACACGCACATTTTGCGCAACCTGTTCAGTGAGCCCAGTGCCATTTTTGAAGATATCGTGGTTAACGAAGAAATTAAGCGTCGCGCCACCGACATCTCCAAATACTACGATGATCTGATTTACTACACTCAGCTTTGGCAAACACAGGGGGAAGGCATTCATACCATTGACGGGGAACGTCACATTGTTACCAAGCACGAACTGAAGAAAAAGCTGTTCTTGTGCATGAACTCGGTTAATGCCTTGGAAGCAGTGCGCTTCTACGTCTCTTTCGCTTGTACCTTTGCTTTTGCAGAACGCGAGCTGATGGAAGGTAACTCTAAAATCATTCGCCTTATCGCCCGTGACGAAAGCCTGCACTTAACCTCGACCCAGCATATTTTGAATATCTGGGCAAAAGGCAAAGACGACCCGGAAATGGCAGAAATTGCCGAAGAGTGCAAAGAAGACGCAACCAATATATTCCTCAAAGCCGTAGAGCAAGAGAAGCAATGGGCAAAATACCTGTTCCAGAATGGCTCCATGATTGGTTTGAATGAAGAAATTCTGTGTCAATACGTTGAGTACATTTCCAATGAGCGTATGGCAGCCATCGGTATGGGTAAACCTTTTGACGTGAAAAGTAACCCGCTGCCCTGGATGAACAATTACCTCAACTCTGACAACTTCCAGGTCGCGCCACAAGAAGCAGAAATCAGCTCTTATCTGGTGGGGCAAATTGACAGTGAAGTCAGCGCCAACGATTTTGATGATTTCGACCTGTAG
- the purM gene encoding phosphoribosylformylglycinamidine cyclo-ligase: protein MATSPTPLSYKDAGVDIDAGNQLVERIKDVSKRTARPEVKGGLGGFGALCAIPQKYKNPLLVSGTDGVGTKLRLAMDMQQHGGVGIDLVAMCVNDLIVQGAEPLFFLDYYATGKLNVDVAAEVVTGIGKGCELSGCALIGGETAEMPGMYHGNDYDIAGFCVGVVEHDDVIDGSKVAPGDKIIALASSGPHSNGYSLIRKILEVSEADPSSQLGDRTLCEHLLEPTRIYVKSVLSVLETLPVHAISHITGGGFWENIPRVLPKGTKAVIDGNSWQWPEIFNWLQKNGNVETYEMYRTFNCGVGMILVVPEAQADAVLAELKACGEQAWLLGEIESASDSDAQVEINN, encoded by the coding sequence TTGGCTACATCCCCTACCCCGCTTAGTTATAAAGATGCCGGCGTGGATATTGACGCAGGCAACCAGTTAGTCGAACGAATCAAAGATGTCAGCAAGCGCACCGCTCGCCCCGAAGTCAAAGGTGGCTTGGGTGGTTTTGGTGCTTTGTGTGCCATTCCCCAGAAGTATAAAAACCCGCTATTAGTCTCTGGTACTGATGGTGTCGGTACTAAATTGCGTCTGGCAATGGACATGCAACAACACGGTGGTGTTGGCATTGATTTGGTCGCTATGTGTGTAAACGATTTGATTGTTCAGGGCGCAGAACCGCTGTTTTTCCTGGACTATTACGCAACAGGTAAACTTAATGTCGACGTTGCCGCAGAGGTTGTTACCGGTATTGGTAAAGGCTGTGAACTGTCAGGCTGTGCCCTGATCGGCGGCGAAACCGCAGAAATGCCCGGCATGTATCATGGCAATGACTATGACATCGCAGGTTTTTGCGTTGGCGTGGTTGAGCATGATGATGTGATTGATGGTTCCAAAGTAGCCCCAGGCGATAAGATTATCGCATTGGCGTCCAGTGGCCCTCATTCCAACGGTTACTCGCTGATCCGCAAAATTTTGGAAGTGAGCGAAGCTGATCCTTCTTCGCAATTGGGCGACAGAACCCTTTGCGAACATCTGCTGGAACCCACTCGCATCTATGTTAAATCGGTGTTGTCGGTACTGGAAACGTTACCGGTTCATGCAATTTCTCATATTACCGGTGGTGGTTTCTGGGAAAACATTCCTCGCGTATTGCCTAAAGGCACAAAAGCCGTGATCGATGGCAACAGCTGGCAGTGGCCGGAAATCTTCAACTGGTTGCAAAAAAACGGCAATGTTGAAACCTACGAGATGTATCGCACCTTTAACTGTGGTGTCGGTATGATTCTGGTTGTACCCGAAGCGCAAGCAGATGCTGTTTTGGCTGAATTAAAAGCCTGTGGCGAGCAAGCATGGTTGCTGGGTGAGATTGAATCCGCATCCGACAGCGATGCTCAGGTTGAGATCAACAACTAG
- a CDS encoding peroxiredoxin family protein, with amino-acid sequence MNKSLLIVGAALAMVLGVAVQQMMRFDFQTVQGDKISWSELQGEWVVLNYFAEWCAPCLREVPELNEFHHQIQGKNIKLIAASYDALTLEELTALKQKYDMQFPVVRTDPEPNLMVPKPQQLPATFLISPEGKVEKKLLGEQTSETLFAAIAMLQSQAHKGQK; translated from the coding sequence TTGAATAAATCTCTTTTAATAGTTGGAGCCGCGTTGGCAATGGTCTTGGGTGTTGCGGTGCAACAAATGATGCGGTTTGATTTTCAAACTGTGCAGGGAGATAAAATCTCCTGGAGCGAGCTTCAAGGTGAATGGGTGGTATTGAACTATTTTGCCGAGTGGTGTGCCCCTTGTTTACGCGAAGTGCCGGAGCTAAACGAGTTTCATCATCAGATTCAAGGCAAGAATATCAAGTTAATTGCTGCCAGTTATGATGCTTTAACCTTGGAAGAACTTACTGCGCTAAAGCAGAAATATGACATGCAATTTCCAGTGGTAAGAACCGATCCTGAGCCTAATTTAATGGTTCCAAAGCCGCAACAGTTACCCGCTACTTTCCTGATTTCTCCAGAAGGTAAGGTTGAGAAAAAGCTGCTTGGCGAACAAACCTCAGAGACCTTGTTTGCCGCTATTGCCATGTTGCAAAGTCAGGCGCACAAAGGTCAAAAATAG
- a CDS encoding DUF2069 domain-containing protein → MSDKTKLFRAIALFGYFGLLIWMVLWHFVLIPDSPYSVLFRVLFWIVPLLLPLKGMIQGKPYTHAWANFIVMFYLLHGLTAIYSNADEWVYALIEILLATAMFIGCSFYARFRGRELGLGLKKLKTE, encoded by the coding sequence ATGTCTGATAAAACCAAACTGTTCAGAGCAATTGCATTATTTGGCTATTTTGGATTGCTGATCTGGATGGTGCTTTGGCATTTCGTGCTTATTCCCGACTCTCCCTACTCGGTGCTATTCCGGGTACTGTTCTGGATTGTTCCTTTGCTATTGCCACTAAAAGGCATGATCCAAGGCAAGCCTTATACCCACGCTTGGGCTAACTTTATTGTTATGTTTTATCTATTGCATGGATTAACCGCTATCTATTCAAATGCCGATGAATGGGTTTATGCGCTTATCGAGATATTATTGGCAACTGCGATGTTTATCGGGTGTAGCTTCTATGCAAGGTTTAGAGGCAGAGAATTAGGTTTGGGATTGAAGAAATTAAAAACGGAATAG
- a CDS encoding DUF3108 domain-containing protein: MRVIQSLRNLLPFGKGAVISVTALASLLVLNVAHAQLLDPYTAKYKAYRSGSEVGHAEMHLESLGDKRFKVSFTSKASLFFFSDKREEVSLFSNENNALIPYKYTFKLDSTFKDSALALEFNQDKKLIYMSGNQSMEWQGELDNQLYMLASQKALKEGKTDFEFDVINYRGQKRHYKFKVNGEEMLDLPYGKLKTIKVETIRDNKKRQTYTWFAPELNYLLVRIQQFKDGDEQGDIQLSKFILDAPEPEKAPSSKSPESKPSGNAE; the protein is encoded by the coding sequence GTGCGGGTAATCCAATCTCTACGTAACTTATTGCCTTTTGGCAAGGGTGCTGTCATATCAGTAACAGCTTTGGCAAGCCTGCTCGTTTTGAATGTCGCCCATGCGCAGCTTTTAGACCCCTACACGGCAAAATATAAAGCGTATAGAAGCGGCTCTGAAGTCGGGCATGCTGAGATGCACCTTGAGTCACTAGGCGATAAACGCTTTAAAGTCAGTTTTACCAGTAAAGCCTCTCTGTTCTTTTTCAGCGATAAACGTGAAGAAGTCAGCTTGTTCAGCAATGAAAACAACGCTCTGATCCCCTATAAATACACTTTCAAGTTAGACAGCACTTTTAAAGACAGTGCTTTAGCCTTGGAATTTAATCAGGACAAAAAGCTTATTTATATGAGCGGCAACCAAAGCATGGAATGGCAAGGTGAGCTGGACAACCAACTTTATATGCTGGCTTCACAAAAGGCGTTAAAAGAAGGCAAAACGGATTTTGAATTTGACGTGATCAACTATCGCGGGCAAAAGCGTCATTACAAGTTCAAGGTGAATGGCGAAGAAATGCTTGATTTACCTTATGGGAAACTCAAAACCATTAAGGTAGAGACCATCCGTGATAACAAAAAGCGTCAAACCTATACCTGGTTTGCCCCGGAACTGAACTACCTGCTCGTTCGCATTCAACAATTTAAAGATGGCGATGAACAAGGTGATATTCAGTTAAGCAAATTCATACTGGATGCACCAGAGCCAGAAAAAGCCCCCTCTTCAAAGTCTCCAGAAAGTAAGCCTTCAGGTAATGCGGAGTAA
- the hda gene encoding DnaA regulatory inactivator Hda, with protein MEPIIDNQLVLPVSPPESYRFDDFVPGENQQVVDYLQELVLAQDVSTHLCYLAGASGLGKTHLLYAVSELANEQVGDHGVSAIYLDLNELIAYSEESLLGLEQYQVVCIDNVQAVETHKHWQQGIFDLINRVLEVGHYLVFSATSMPKSLNIELRDLVSRLDWGVCFKLQPLSDEQLVDALVSKALAKGLKLPSEVASFLIKHYRRDMKSLVSVLELLDKRSLQTQRKLTIPFVKQALEL; from the coding sequence GTGGAACCCATAATCGATAATCAACTTGTGTTGCCTGTATCTCCGCCGGAGTCCTATCGGTTCGATGATTTTGTGCCGGGAGAAAACCAACAGGTTGTTGATTATTTACAAGAGCTTGTGCTTGCCCAAGATGTGAGTACACATTTGTGCTATTTGGCCGGAGCTTCTGGCCTGGGTAAAACTCATCTCTTATATGCGGTGTCGGAATTAGCCAATGAGCAGGTTGGTGATCATGGGGTATCTGCTATTTATCTGGATTTAAATGAGCTCATTGCCTATTCAGAAGAAAGTTTGTTAGGGCTGGAACAATATCAGGTTGTCTGTATCGACAATGTTCAAGCCGTTGAAACTCACAAGCATTGGCAGCAAGGCATTTTTGATCTGATTAATCGGGTGTTGGAAGTCGGGCATTACCTGGTATTTAGTGCTACTAGTATGCCTAAGTCTTTAAATATCGAGTTGAGAGATCTGGTGTCGCGTCTGGATTGGGGCGTGTGTTTTAAATTACAGCCTTTATCCGATGAACAGCTTGTGGATGCTTTGGTCTCCAAAGCGTTAGCCAAAGGCTTGAAACTGCCATCGGAAGTGGCCAGTTTTTTGATTAAGCATTACCGCCGCGATATGAAAAGCCTGGTGTCTGTATTGGAACTTCTGGATAAGCGTTCATTACAAACTCAGCGCAAGCTGACCATTCCATTTGTTAAGCAAGCGCTTGAGTTATAG
- the yfaE gene encoding class I ribonucleotide reductase maintenance protein YfaE translates to MSDPKETLLITINSQQAIEYSSGETVLECLENRNIEVQYHCREGFCGACRTRLKQGEVEYKIAPLAYVDDDEILPCCCVPKTNIEIEVE, encoded by the coding sequence ATGTCTGATCCAAAAGAGACTCTATTGATCACCATCAATTCCCAACAAGCCATCGAGTACAGCAGCGGAGAAACGGTACTCGAATGCCTTGAAAACAGGAATATTGAGGTACAGTACCACTGCCGTGAAGGGTTTTGTGGTGCTTGCCGCACCCGCTTGAAACAAGGCGAAGTGGAATACAAGATCGCCCCACTCGCCTACGTCGACGACGACGAAATCCTGCCCTGCTGCTGCGTACCGAAAACGAATATCGAAATAGAAGTGGAATAA
- the wrbA gene encoding NAD(P)H:quinone oxidoreductase — protein sequence MHDILVLYYSQQGSTRHLANQIALGIEQAGCIARLRTVPSLHNPDAETQDPLVQKQDLEECIGLAMGSPTRFGQMAAPLKHFWDSTSDLWLKSTLQDKPACVFTSTSSLHGGQEATLLSMMLPLLHHGMVLLGIPYAEPALHTTTTGGTPYGASHLAHNNNIQLSDDEKQLCTALGKRLAANALKLQQN from the coding sequence ATGCACGACATTTTGGTACTTTATTACAGCCAACAAGGCAGTACCCGTCATCTCGCCAATCAAATTGCTTTGGGGATTGAACAAGCGGGCTGTATTGCACGCTTACGTACCGTGCCATCGCTGCACAACCCAGATGCGGAAACACAAGATCCATTAGTACAGAAGCAAGACTTGGAAGAGTGCATTGGCCTGGCAATGGGCAGCCCGACTCGTTTTGGTCAAATGGCTGCGCCCTTAAAACACTTTTGGGATAGCACCAGTGACTTGTGGCTGAAAAGTACGTTACAAGACAAACCGGCTTGCGTGTTTACTTCAACGTCCAGCTTACACGGTGGGCAAGAAGCAACCTTGTTATCCATGATGTTGCCGCTACTTCATCATGGCATGGTGTTGCTTGGTATTCCCTATGCGGAACCCGCCTTGCATACCACAACAACTGGCGGCACGCCTTACGGAGCCAGCCATTTGGCTCATAACAACAATATTCAGCTTTCAGACGACGAAAAGCAGTTGTGTACTGCGTTAGGCAAACGTCTGGCAGCAAACGCATTAAAATTACAGCAAAATTAA